A portion of the Lolium rigidum isolate FL_2022 chromosome 1, APGP_CSIRO_Lrig_0.1, whole genome shotgun sequence genome contains these proteins:
- the LOC124682906 gene encoding germin-like protein 8-11: MASSYFLLLAAVLALVSCQAAASDPSPLQDFCVADNSSRVLVNGFVCKDPKDVKVEDFFLAAKLDMPRDTKMNKVGSNVTLINVMRIPGLNTLGISLARIDYAPLGENPPHTHPRATEILTVLEGTLYVGFVTSNPENKFLSKELNKGDIFVFPQGLIHFQFNPNPYKPAVAIAALSSQNPGAITVANAVFGSKPMISDDVLAKAFQVEKNTVDWLQAQFWADNHN, translated from the exons ATGGCCTCGTCCTACTTCCTTCTCTTAGCTGCTGTTCTTGCACTGGTCTCGTGTCAAGCCGCAGCTTCGGATCCAAGCCCACTCCAAGACTTTTGCGTTGCAGACAACAGCTCACGAG TGCTTGTTAATGGATTCGTTTGCAAAGATCCGAAGGATGTGAAAGTTGAGGACTTCTTCCTGGCGGCCAAACTCGACATGCCGAGGGACACAAAGATGAACAAGGTTGGGTCCAACGTGACTCTGATCAATGTCATGCGGATTCCTGGCCTCAACACTCTCGGCATCTCCCTTGCGCGCATTGACTACGCACCCCTTGGTGAGAACCCACCTCACACGCACCCCCGTGCTACGGAGATCCTCACCGTGCTTGAGGGCACACTCTACGTCGGCTTCGTCACTTCAAACCCAGAAAACAAGTTCTTATCCAAGGAGCTTAACAAGGGTGATATTTTTGTTTTTCCACAAGGACTCATCCACTTCCAATTCAATCCTAACCCCTACAAGCCGGCAGTTGCAATTGCTGCACTTAGCAGCCAGAACCCCGGAGCAATCACCGTTGCAAATGCCGTATTTGGGTCAAAGCCAATGATCTCGGATGATGTCCTGGCCAAGGCCTTTCAGGTGGAGAAGAATACAGTGGActggcttcaagcacaattttggGCCGACAACCACAATTAG
- the LOC124687050 gene encoding protein LSD1-like, whose product MPVPLAPYPAPPVPFTPPTPNAGAQSQLVCTGCRNLLMYPAGATSVCCAVCSTVTSVPSPGTEMAQLVCGGCHTLLMYIRGATSVQCSCCHTVNLSMEANQVAHVSCGNCRMLLMYQYGARSVKCAVCSFVTSAGASPGVDQKPSN is encoded by the exons ATGCCGGTTCCCCTTGCCCCTTACCCTGCTCCTCCTGTGCCATTCACACCACCCACTCCCAATGCCG GGGCTCAAAGCCAGCTTGTCTGCACTGGATGCCGGAATCTGCTCATGTATCCTGCCGGCGCGACGTCAGTATGCTGCGCAGTTTGCAGTACCGTGACCTCTGTTCCGTCTCCTG GGACCGAGATGGCGCAGCTAGTTTGCGGAGGATGCCACACTCTTCTAATGTACATACGTGGCGCGACAAGTGTACAATGTTCTTGCTGCCACACTGTCAACCTTTCAATGGAAG CGAATCAGGTTGCACATGTAAGCTGTGGGAACTGCCGGATGCTGCTCATGTACCAGTACGGCGCAAGATCTGTCAAATGTGCAGTCTGCAGTTTTGTGACATCAGCTGGG GCATCACCTGGTGTAGACCAGAAGCCTAGCAACTGA